AGCACGATGGCACCTACTAACTGGACTAATCCGGCGACGATACGAAACCACTGAGGCAGTCTAAGCGTGTTGAAAATATCGATCCAATATTTTGCGCCTATGACTTTTGCAAAGCCTGAAAAGAGGTAGTACAGGATCAATAAACTTTGAAGTACAATCGAAAATATGGTCATGAGGTACCCTCCCTTTATTTTACCGGTCTATCAACAGCTTTTTGAGCTGTCCGACCATGTTCACCAACCATAAACCACTCCTTTAACTCCCGAAAAAAGGGATCAAAAATGTTCTCATACGATCAACTCCTGAATTGTTTTGTGTGATACAATTTGACCACCTGTTGAAAGTATAGCGGAATTGCGGATTTCGGGATTGTAAGATTCGAACATCTTTTTGTACATAATTGCCATCCTGTAACTCGTAGAAAAAGAAAATAACCACAACGAATTGTGGCTAATGATCCTTAAACTATTCAAGTTGACATGTATTCTCTTGGAGAAAACCCTGTAATTCGCTTAAAATGACGATTCAGATGGCTTTGGTCGGTAAATCCGAGCATCACTGCAACCTCTCCTACTGTAAATTCACGGCTCTTGATTAACGTCTTAGCTTTATCAATCCTTAAGTGTAAGAAGTATTGATAAGGACTTAGTCCCGTCGTTTGTTTAAACATTCGAATCAAATGTGTCTGACTTAAATTGACCAGTTTAGCCAATTCTTCAAGCGAAATATCCCGATCAAAATGGACATTCATATACTCAATGGCTCTTGCCAGCTGTTGTTCCGATAATTTTCTCGAAACATAAAGCTGCTTATGAGGGGAAGTTTTATTCATCTCCAACAGGTGAAGGGCCATCAGATTGGATAATGATTCGACGTATAACTTCCCTCTTGCTCCGTTGTTAGTGATTTCATCTTCTAACCATTGACTTAATTGAAATAGTTTCGAATCATATAAAGATATTTTGTTTGTTAATTCATCTTGACCTACAAATTCCAAGTCAGCTTGAGTTGCCACTTGATGAACCAATGAAGGAGACAGCATAATACAACTAAAAGAAGCCTCCACTTTCTCCAACCTAAAGTATTCTAAATTGCCTGGTATGAATAAAGCGGTCTCACCCACTCTCGCCACTCTCTCGTTGTCACGCCCTTCGAAACGAGACACCGCCTTAATTGGTTCTGGGGTTGAATTTACGGTAATCAAATAATAAGGCATGGATTCAACGTAGCTTTCCTGAGGGGCAACTTTATTCCACTTAACGTATTGAATGTGTTTCCATTCCAGATGATGGCTATTTAATACCGGCATGCCATCTATCATATAACTTACCGTCATGTCGATTCCCCTTCTCAATGGCTCAGCCAATCCAGGATTTACTACAATTATAACCCATTGCTGAAAAGTTGAGTACTCGATTTCCTATCATGACTTTGGGACTAACATTGGAGTTGTTCAATGGATATTCGCAGCTTTATGCCGGCGTTGGGAAGATTTGTGCAGCTCCTGGTTTTTAGATCGGCAGCCACTTCGTAAGTTGCAGATGATATCCCTTAGTTTGGTCCCCTGATAGGGTTACTCGATAGCTGCACCGGTTCCCCGGTATTCTACAGGTTCTAGGCGCATTCCACGTTTCGTTTTAGCTGCCCACAGCCAAAAAAAGCCGCGAATAGCGACTTTTAATGGGACCTTGCTTATGTCCATCGGCATCATTTTATTGGCATTTTCACCTCACAGCCTCAATGCCACCTACCATTTATTCCGTTATTCTCTTTTTGCTTCATGTTCGTTCGGAATTAATTCATACAAGGCACCTACTTCACAACCGATGGAATCAGCGATCGATATGGCAATTTTGAGTGGCATCACTCTTTTGTTTTCGATAAAGTCGTAAACTCGTTCCGGTTTAATAAGCAAGTCTTTGGCAAGCCATTCCGCTGACTTTCCGGATTCCATCAATCGTTCATTCAGCAAGCAACGTCCAAATTCAAATTTCAAGAAGCGATGTCCTCCCGCGTAAGATTATGCACTATTTAACCTTTAGCCTTGTCCATTGGCGGTATGAATATACTTTATAAAGGGAACCAAACGATGAAGGTAAAATTATTCTTTGATTCGTCGAATCCCTCGCGCAATTTGTTCCCTCTCATGCTCGCTCAGCGAATATAATACAGGTGCCCTAGGAATGTCGAATTTCAGATGAGAATGAGGGATTTCCGTCAATAGAGTTCCGATGGGTTGTTGACCATTCGTACTACGGATAACGTTCCAGAAAATTCTGGACCTATCTTCCTCGGTTCCCCATTTTTCAAGCGAATTGCGAAATAACAAACATTTCCCGATGACGAAATCATGCTCCTTGAGGGGCTCCGTTGCTTCGAACCCGGCGTCTTTAAGGCTATCAAATAGTGCGGGCATCAATTGGTCCAAATAAAGCCCATAGGCAGCATCCTCGATTTCACGAAAAGCGATCGTTAACTCATCAAACATCGAATCGTATAATGTTTTCCACACCGATTCGATATACTGATTACCTGCCACGCCAATCTCCTCAATGGTCATGTCGTACCGAAATACTGGTTTTAACGTCATATAAACTCCTCCTTGAACTGGATTATCTCCATCATACAACATGAAAGCCAATTGGAAGGTTTGGGAGATGAAGATGAAGGTAATCAAGAAAGTACCTAGAATAACATTACAATGGATTTAATGTTTGCGCATTTTTTTATGAAGGTGAGATAACATGGACTTTCGACCGAAAAAACTGGCAGAAAAGTACGGGGTAAGCAGCAGCACCCTGCGGAACTATGAAGCGAAGGGATTGATACCTCCTGCTGAACGATCTTCAAATGGATATCGTATGTATACAGAACACCATGAAGCTTATCTGGCATGTATTCAAGCCATGTCTGCTGCATTCGGTATGGAAGTAACGAGCGAGGTAATGCATTGTCTTGGACGAAACGAGTTAGATGACGCATTGTGGATCGTCAGGGATCGAGAGGTCATGCTGCATCGGGAAAAAGCAAGTTTGGATCAACTGGTACGGGAGTTGAAATCGTATTCTGAAGGTAGCCGAGCTCACGATTTTAACCAATATTTCAGCATCCACGAGGTCTCCAGACGGACGGGGGTTACTAAATCGGCTATCCGCTACTGGGAGCAAAGCGGCCTATTCACGGCTAAGCGAGACCCTGATAACGAATACCGTCTTTATAATGAAGCGCATCTCTTTAAAATTAGGATGATACAGGTCCTGCAGAGCTCTGTTTATTCCGAGGATACCGTCAACTTAAAACAATCCATTGCACGCTTAGAACTAGAGAACATCGAACATGCGATGAAGCTTTCTGAACGTATCCAGACTTACCTGCACAAAACGATCAAATTTCAGATGCGAGCGCTCTATTTTCTATATCGCTTGATTAAAGACTACTGTTAGTGATGAGATGATTACAAAATAACATCGACACCGATTTAAAAGCAAAAGCCATAGGTCTCAGCGTGCAAATAACGCTAAACCCATGGCTTTTATTGGAAATTACAAGTTATCATGCATCCCGTTTGTTATCGAATTGCCGCTTGCCCGAGAAATCTTTTATAACGCCATCGTTCAACAAAATATCAAGTTTCGCGTTAAATCCTCTCAGACACTTGTCGAATTGTGTCGCATCTGTTCCTTCGTAGCGTTTCATCAGCTCTAGATAATTGTTCAAAGAACGTGGCGCTTCGGCATTCGTAAATTGATTTTGTTCTACAAATCGGTTTACTAATGTTTTCATGCTGTCTGTGCTCGCGAAATGTTTTTGAAGATCAGTCCGACGGTAAACCATTTGCCGGCAGATCATCATTTGCAGCGGCAATGGCGCCGTCCACCGTCGCAGGTTCATTCGACCCATACGGCGAGTTTGCGGTTTAAATCAAATTCTGCAGATTTCTACAGTTAAACGCCCGCTTCTTCCTTCTGATACATGTCTGTCAGCTTTATGCTTCTGCCTTGCTGCAAACGGGATCGTTCGGAAGCAAAGGCAATCAAATGGCTTTGCAAGGAAGCTGTAGCCGATGTAAGCCCTTGAGACGGGTTGCGGTCGACCTTATGTACTTATGTACATTTTTGAGGAAAGAGCTCACCATGCGCTCATCGCCTCCGCCGTGGCCGTCTCCCTGCACGCTGCATCTAATTTCAATCTCTTCGCCCGTCGCATAGCGGTACAGCATAAATGAGCCTTTATCCATGTCGCCAATGATCTCTCCCTGCGTGCCCATAATCTGCACACGGCGAGTTGCGCTCTGGGTCAATCCCGACATAATAAAGTTAGCGTTGGCGCCGCTGGCAAATTCCATATTGACGACCTGATGGTCGACAACATTGTTATCGCAGCGATAGACGCAGCGGCCGAACGGTCCTTCCTTAAGCGCCCGGATAATGCCTTCCTGTGATAAATCGTGCGTCATATAGCGCGCCCAATGATCGGCAGGCTGCTCCAAATACATTTTAATCGCTGAAAAGGCACATTCCCTCTCGGCTTCGCAACCATCGATGCAGCGGTCCGTTGCACCCTCCGGCGCGTTCTCGGCTTTAAAATGCAGCAATGAGCCAAAGGAGCTAACCGCTGTGCACGGTTCATCCATCAGCCAGGAGATGAGGTCCAGATCATGGCAGGATTTGGCCAAAATCATCGGGCTGGTTTCCTCGGAATTGCGCCAATTGCCGCGTACGTAGCTATGAACCATATGGTGATAGCCGACGTTCTCGGTCAGCTGAATGGTGCCGATGGCACCCAGCTCCCCATCCTCGATGCATCTCTTGATGCCCGACCAGAACGGGGAATAGCGAAGCACATGCGTGACCACCAGCAAACGCTTATGCTTAAGGGATGCTTGCTCCATGTCTATGCATTCCCGCACATCCGGTGACATCGGCTTCTCCAGCATGACATGGTAACCAAGCTCCATCGCTTTCATAGCTGGTATATAATGCATCCGATCAAGCGTGCAGATGATCATCACGTCGGCTATTTTCCCCTGCTCGAATGCTTGTTCCCAAGAATGATAAACATGCTCTTCAGCGATTTGATGAATCTCTGCAAAACGTTGTCTGCGTTCATCGTCCGGCTCGGCTACAGCAACAAACTTCAATTCATTCGGAAATTTTTCCGCATACGGTCCATAGATGTATCTTCCTCTACTGCCTGCGCCTAATAGTACAGCCGTTAATGTTCTCAATGTTAGTCCCCCTTGCATGTACAATTGCATCCTAATTTCATTGTAAGGGG
This Paenibacillus sp. JZ16 DNA region includes the following protein-coding sequences:
- a CDS encoding helix-turn-helix domain-containing protein, whose translation is MTVSYMIDGMPVLNSHHLEWKHIQYVKWNKVAPQESYVESMPYYLITVNSTPEPIKAVSRFEGRDNERVARVGETALFIPGNLEYFRLEKVEASFSCIMLSPSLVHQVATQADLEFVGQDELTNKISLYDSKLFQLSQWLEDEITNNGARGKLYVESLSNLMALHLLEMNKTSPHKQLYVSRKLSEQQLARAIEYMNVHFDRDISLEELAKLVNLSQTHLIRMFKQTTGLSPYQYFLHLRIDKAKTLIKSREFTVGEVAVMLGFTDQSHLNRHFKRITGFSPREYMST
- a CDS encoding XRE family transcriptional regulator; translation: MKFEFGRCLLNERLMESGKSAEWLAKDLLIKPERVYDFIENKRVMPLKIAISIADSIGCEVGALYELIPNEHEAKRE
- a CDS encoding DUF6022 family protein, which produces MTLKPVFRYDMTIEEIGVAGNQYIESVWKTLYDSMFDELTIAFREIEDAAYGLYLDQLMPALFDSLKDAGFEATEPLKEHDFVIGKCLLFRNSLEKWGTEEDRSRIFWNVIRSTNGQQPIGTLLTEIPHSHLKFDIPRAPVLYSLSEHEREQIARGIRRIKE
- a CDS encoding MerR family transcriptional regulator → MDFRPKKLAEKYGVSSSTLRNYEAKGLIPPAERSSNGYRMYTEHHEAYLACIQAMSAAFGMEVTSEVMHCLGRNELDDALWIVRDREVMLHREKASLDQLVRELKSYSEGSRAHDFNQYFSIHEVSRRTGVTKSAIRYWEQSGLFTAKRDPDNEYRLYNEAHLFKIRMIQVLQSSVYSEDTVNLKQSIARLELENIEHAMKLSERIQTYLHKTIKFQMRALYFLYRLIKDYC
- a CDS encoding FIMAH domain-containing protein, with protein sequence MGRMNLRRWTAPLPLQMMICRQMVYRRTDLQKHFASTDSMKTLVNRFVEQNQFTNAEAPRSLNNYLELMKRYEGTDATQFDKCLRGFNAKLDILLNDGVIKDFSGKRQFDNKRDA